The following is a genomic window from Terriglobales bacterium.
CCTGCGCGCCGGCTGTCGGCTCATTCCGGAAACGACAGTATAAACGGTCAGCGCCGCGTCGCGCGGCGATACGCGCCGACGTTGCGCGTGTGCTCGGCGGCCGTCACCGCGAAGTGGTGGTGCCCGGGGTTGGCGGGGTCGGCGACGAAATAGAAGAAGTCGGTCGGCGCGGGGTGGAGCGCGGCCGCCAGCGCCGTGCGCCCGGGGTTCGCGATGGGCCCGGGCGGCAGCCCGGCGTACTTGTACGTGTTGTAGGGCGAGTCGAGCGCGAGATCGGACTGGCGGATGACGCCGTCGTACTTGCCGACGAGCAGCGAGGCGTAGACGACGGTGGGGTCGGCGCCGAGCGCGGCGTTCTTCGCCAGCCGGTTGTGGTAGACGCCCGCGACCAGCGGCCGCTCCGCGTCGATCGCGGTCTCCTTCTCCACGATGGAGGCGAGGGTCACGACGCGGTGCACGTCCGCCGAAAGGCCCAGCTGCTGCGCGGTCTGGCGGAAGCGCCGCACCATCTGCTGGAGCATGTCGCGCGGCGACTGCGTGCGCGTGAACTCGTAGGTGTCGGGGAAGAGGTAGCCCTCGAGCGACGCCGCTTGCGGGTCGAGGTCGCCGATCACCGAAGCGACGAACGCCGGGTCGCGCGCCGGCGCGAGGAAGTCGGCGCGCGCGCCCAGCCCGGCCTGCTCCAGCAGCGCGGCGACGTCGAAGATGTTGTAGCCCTCGGGGATGGTGACGGTGTGCACGACGATGTCGCCGCGCGCGACGCGGTCGTACACCTCGAGCGCGTTCGCCCGATGGCTGAAGCGGTACTCGCCGGCCTTGAGCGACTTCGCCTTCCAGGCATGAACGGCGAGGAAGGCGTATTCACTGCGGATCAGCCCGTTGGCTTTCAGGTCGCGCGCGATCCGCCGCGCCGTCGAGCCCGGCTTGAGAAGAAGGAACTGCTCGCTCGTCGGTCCGGTGGGCACTAACAGCCCATACGCGACGAGCGCCGCAGCCACGATGAGCGCGAATAGGAGAAGCTTGGCGATGGTCCGCACGAACCTAGGGTAGCAAGACTTCAGACCTCAGACTTCAGACTTCAGCAAACCGGAGTGCAATATGAGCTATTCCTATCGCGACTTGAAGGCGTGGCAAAAGGCCATTGAACTTGTGGTGCACATTTACGAACTCACGGGACCCTTTCCGAAGCACGAGCTGTACGGGCTCACTTCGCAGATGCGGCGCGCTGCCGTCTCCATTGCGAGCAACGTTGCGGAAGGCAAAGGCCGGTCGTCAGACCGCGATTTTGTGCACTTCCTGACCCACTCCAGAGGCTCGGTATTGGAGTTGGAGACGCAGCTGATCATCTCTGCAAGATTGAATCTCATTTCACCAAAACAGCTGCAAGAGGCCGAGAAGAAGGCGCAAGAGGTCGGCCGCATCCTGAATGGACTGATCCAGTCACTGGAGACCGGCAAGGCAAAGGCGCTCGCAGCGAGAGGTTTTGTTGACGTCTGAAGTCTGAAGTCTGAAGACTGAAGTCTGTCTTACTCGCCCATCCACGCCCCGTAGGGCTGCAGCGCCTCGATGTGGTCGAAGACGATCTTCATGGCGGCGGTCAGCGGCACGGCGAGGATCAATCCCCAGGCGCCCCAGAGCCATCCCCACAGCAGCAGCGCGATGGTCACGGCGAGCGGGTTGAGCTGCAGCCGGCGGCCCAGCACCTTCGGGTACAGCACGTTGATGGCGAACAGGTGCAGCCCAAGGACGGTCAGGATGATGGCCAGGATCTCCGGCGTGGTCTCCTGGCCGAGCGCGGCGATGAGCGGCGGCACCATCGCCAGCACCACGCCCAGGTAGGGCACCAGGCTGAGGTAGCCGGAGAGCACGCCCAGCACGATGGCGTTCGGCAGGCCGATCACCACGAACACGATGATGCTCACCACCGACATGAACGCCCCGATGAACAAGTTCCCCAGCATGAACGACTTGATCATCTTCGAGATGCGGCCGAGCGTGACGTAAGCGGTGTTGCGGTTCTCCATCTTGAACAGCATCACGGTGGCCGCGCGCACGTGCTCCTGCCACGTCAGCATGAAGAACACGAGGAACGGGATGAAGGAGACCGTCAGCACGACCTCGGTGACGGTGCCGAGCGACTGCGTGACCTTGTCCGCCCAATTGGTCTGCTGCTCCACCTTGACGGTGCCTTTGTCGGGCTCGGGCGCGGGGGTCACCGTCTGCGTGGACTGCTCCAGCTTCTTGGCCTTGGCGCGGTACTCGTCGGCGATGCCCTTGACCTTGCGCGTGTAGACCGGCAGCTGGTCCACGAAGTCCATGGTCTTGGCGTAGATGTAGTAGCCGCCGAGGTAGAGCAGCGCGCCGAGGATGGCCATCACGATGCCGGTGGCCAGGGCGCGCGGCATGCGGAAGCGCTCGAAGAAGCCCACCGCCGGCTCCAGCATGAAGGCGAACATCACCGAGACGAGCAGGGTGATCAGCACCAGCTTGGCGAGGTAGCAGACCACGAAGACCGCCAGGGTGGCGATGATGATGTTGGCGCCCGCCTGCGTGCCGGTGTTGGCGGCGATGTGGCGGACGGCGCTCTGCGCCAGCGGGCGCAGCTCGCCGGTGCGCTCCGGCTCGGCGCCGAGCAGCTGCTGCACGTGCTCTTTGGCGTACTCGCGCTGGTCCAAGGCTCGCTCCCCGCGGCCATCTTAGCCGATTGCCCGCGCCCGGTGCCTATAATCGCCGGGTGGAGAACACGGCCAAGCACGGGCGCATCCTGGCGCTCGACGTCGGCACGCGGCGCATCGGCGTCGCCGTCTCGGACGCGCTCGGCATCACCGCGCAGGGCCTCGCGACCATCCAGCGCAAGAACAAGAAGACCGACCTGGCCGCGCTGCGCGCGGTCCTGGAGCACTACGAGGTCGCGGAGGTCGTGGTCGGCTTCCCGCTGCGCATGAGCGGCGAGGAGGGCGCGATGTCGGAGAAGATGACCGCGTTCGCCGAGCAGCTGCGCAAGCATTTCGGCCTGCCGGTGCACCTGTGGGACGAGCGTCTGACCTCGGCGGAGGCCAACCGCGTGCTGCGCTCCACCGACATGAGCATCGAGAAGCGCGCCGGCGCGGTGGACCGGATGGCCGCGGTCCTCATCCTGCAAAGCTTCCTCGCCGCGCGCGCGGCGACCTAGCGGCCCAGGTACCGGTAATGCCCGGTGACCGGCCAGTCGAACAGGACGTCGGCGATCTCCGGGCCGGCGCCGATGTTGTGCTCGACCATCCAGCGGCCGCTGGGGCCGCGCTGGTCCACCACCATGCCGATGTGCGGCAGCTCGCCGTCTTTCCCCAGCAGGTTCCACGTGACGATGTCGCCGGGCGCGTAGTCTTTCGCGTCCTGCGTGATGGCGAGCGACTCCCCGTGGCGGCGGAAGAAGACCTGGAGGTTCGGGACGCGGCGGTGATCGATGTTGCGGTCGGGGCGGCGCGCGCCCCACTTGCGCGGATAGTCCGCCCAGGCGCGCTTCATGTCCTCGTGCACCAGCTTCTGCAGGTCCACGCCGGCGGCACGGTAGACGCGCACGATCTCGTCGGCGCAGACCCCGGTGTCGGCCGGGACGTCGCCGCTGGGATACGGGATGGCGACGTACTTGGGCTCGTAGCGCGCGGGATGGTTGGGGCGGTCGTTGGCGGCGGCGACCAGCGCGGCGAGGAACTCTTCGCGCGCGGGCCGCGGAGCGTGCCGCGCCTGCTGCGCCGCCGCTGCCGAGAGCAGCAGCGCGAGCGCGGCCATCACAACGGATAGCCGCCGGCGAACCGCCGGCGCGACGTTCTCCATGTCCCTATTAGACACCGCATTCCAGACTTCAGTCTTCGGACATCGGGCGTCAGCCAAGGCTTTTCACACGAAGGCCTTCGCATGAACGATTCTCGGCTGGAGTCTGAAGTCTGAGGTCTGCAGTCCTACCGCAGCGGCGAGGTGCTCTTCTCGGCGCAGGGCTTCTGCTTCTCGTCGTCGAGCCAGTGGAGCAGCGCGGCGCGGTCGAGCGCGGTGAGGCGCTGGAAGGTCATGCCGACGCGGCCGCGGTCGTTGCTCCAGCGCACCTCGGCGGTCGCGTGGAACAGGCGGTTGGTGCCGGGCAGCCGGAAGCGCAGCCCGACGATGTCGCTCTTCTCCGGCGGGCGCTCCATGCGGAGCGCGACGCCGCCTTCGCTCAAGTCCACAAGATAGGCGCGGAACTCGGCCGCGCCGCACAGCACGGTCGCGGGACCGGCGCAGGCGATGCGCCGGTAGCGGCGGCGCTCCTGCACGATGAGCGAGTGCGCGGCGCGCAGCATGCGGCGCACGCGCGGCGCCGCCAGCGGCTTGCGCAGCACGAAGTGCGCCCCCAGCGCATACGCCAGGTCGGGATCCTCTTGGGCGCCGATGAGCGCGATGGTGACGGCGTTGCGGTTCAGGCCGGCCTCGCGCACCTCGCGCATGACCTCGGCCTCGTCGCCCTCGCCTTCGCAGTCCACGATGACGGCGTCGTAGCGGTAGCTCCACAGGCGGGTGAGCGCGGCCATCGCGTCGCGCTGGCGCTCCACGCGCGTGCCGAGCTTCTTCAGTTCCGGTTCGAGCGCGCGGACCGATTGCTCATGCGGGCTGACGAGAAGGGCTTCGGGCATCATGATGTCTCGACTGTAGGCCCGCCCGCGGGACGAGGAAAGATTACGAAGGTCACATCGAGGGACGACTTGCGATCTTCGCTCGACGACTTGGCTCAGCTCGTGACCGCAGAAGCCGTAGATCGCATATCGGGAACGGCGATGGCTCCGCCGGTGTCTCTTCTCGCAACTGGGTGAGACATCCGTGGCCCGGCAGCGTGCGCCCACCCAGCGCGCTCCGAGCCGCGGACGAGGATGGCACCCCATGTCCATGGCAACGGGGAAGGGCGGCCCCGAGATCAACGTCACTCCGCTCATCGACGTCTTGCTGGTGATGATCATCATCTTCCTCATCATCCAGACCTCCATGAAGTCCACCGGGGAAGACGCGCTGGTCCCGCAGCCGCCGGAGAACACCGCCGCGCCGCCCCCCGACGACGGCTCGCGGACCGTTGTCATCCGCCTGCTGCCGGCGGGCGAGGGCGAGCGGCCGGCGCTCATGATCAACGGGGACCCGGTCCCCTGGGCGGGGCTGCACGACCGCCTGCAGGAGATCTACGTGCGCCGCATGGAGAAGGTGGCCTTCGTGCAGGCCGAGCGCGACGTGGAGTTCGCCTACGTGGCGGAGGTCATCGCCACCGCCCACGCCGTCGAGATCGACAAGGTCGGGCTGCTGGGCCCGGAGGCGCGCCCGCAGCAGCTTGCCGGGCCGATGTAAAATACGCGGCCGGCGGCGGCTCCCCGGGCGCATATCCCCGGGGGAGCAGCCCGGCCGGGGGGCAGCGGCATCTCAGAACAGGCCGGCCCCAAGCCGGCGGGCCCCCAGCACGCTCCGTACCTGACATGTCCGACCAATCTTCGAGGAGCGAGGCACGGCCATCCGCATCCAGCGCGGGCGCGGACAAGCCGGCGCTTGCGGCTGCGAACGAACCCGGCGGCGACGCGCTGACGCGCCTGCAGCAGGCGCTGCGCGAAAGCGAGCAGCGCCATCGGCTGGTCACCGAGGCCATGCCCGTCATGATCTGGATGTCGGGCACGGACAAGCTCTGCTACTACTTCAACAAGAGCTGGCTGGATTTTGTCGGCCGCACGCTGGAGCAGGAGCAAGGCAACGGCTGGGCGGAGAACGTCCACCCCGACGACTTCGACCGCTGCCTGCAGACCTACGTGGCCGCCTTCGACGCGCGCCGCTCCTTCCAGATGGAGTACCGGCTGCGCCACCACTCCGGGGAGTACCGCTGGATCTACGACCACGGCGTGCCGCGCTACGCCGCCGACGGCACGTTCGAGGGCTACCTGGGCGGGTGTCTCGATATCCACGCGCAGAAGACGGCCGAGGAAGCGCTGCGCGCGAGCGAGAACCAGTATCGCGACTTCGCGGAGAGCGCCAGCATCGCCATGCACTGGGTCGGTCCCGACGGCGCCATCCTGTGGGCGAACCAGGCGGAACTGGACCTGCTGGGCTACACGCGCGAAGAGTACCTCGGGCGCAACATCGCCGAGTTCCACGTGGATGAGCCGGTGATCGGCGACATCCTGGACCGGCTGGGCCGGGGCGAGCGGTTGAAGAACTACGAGGCCCGCCTGCGCGCCAAGGACGGCTCGATCCGGCACGTCGCCATCGACAGCAGCGCGCTGTTCGAGGATGGGAAGTTCGTGCACACGCGCTGCTTCACGCGCGACATCACGGCGGCGCGAGAGCGTGACAAGGCCGGCGCGCGGCTGGCGGCGATCGTGAACTCCTCCGACGACGCCATCGTCAGCAAGGACCTGCGCGGCATCGTCACCAGCTGGAACCCGGCGGCGGAGCGGATGTTCGGCTACACCGCGGCGGAGATGATCGGCAGGCCCATCCTCACCCTCATCCCGCCCGAGCTGTACGGGGACGAGGACCGCATCCTGGCGACCATCGCGCGCGGCGAGCGCATCGAGCACTTCGAGACGGTCCGCCTGCGCAAGGATGGCCAGCGCATCGAGGTATCGTTGACCGTCTCGCCGGTGAAAGACGAGAGCGGGCGCATCGAGGGCGCGGCCAAGATCGCGCGCGACATCACCGAGCGCCGGCGCGCCGAGAAGGCGGTGCGGACGAGCGAGCGCCTGGCCTCGGTCGGCCGGCTCGCCGCCACCATCGCGCACGAGATCAACAACCCGCTCGAGGCCATCACCAACCTCATCTACCTGGCGAAGAACGCCGCCGTGCGCGACGACGTGCGCCAGTACCTCACCATCGCGGAGGAAGAGCTGGAGCGCGTGGCCCACATGACCAGGCAGACGCTCGGCTTCTACCGCGACACCCGCGGGCTCGGCCCGGTGCGCGTGGGCGCGGTGGTGCTCTCGCTGCTGCCGGTGTTCGCGTCGCGCCTGCGCAACAAGGGCATCGCACTGCACCCGGAGATCAGTGACGATGTGGAGATCGAGGCGGTCGCGGGCGAACTGCGGCAGCTGGTGGCGAACCTGCTCGGCAACAGCATCGACGCGGCCCGAGACCGGGGCCGGATCACCATCCGCGTCTCGGCCGCGCGCGAGTGGAGCGGCGCGCAGCGCACCGGCGTGCGTCTCACCGTCGCCGACAACGGCAGCGGCATCCCGCTCGCCGCGCGCGGGCGGCTGTTCGAGCCCTTCTTCACCACCAAGCAGGACGTGGGCACCGGCCTCGGCCTGTGGGTGTGCAAGGCCATCGTGGAGAAACACCGCGGCTCCATCCGCGTGCGCACGCGCACCGCGCCCGGCCGCAGCGGCACCGCCTTCTCCATCTTCCTCCCCACGCAAGCCCAGCCCGCCGTCAGGGAAGAGCTCCTCCAGGAAGCCGTCTAGCGCCGCCGTTGGGCGACGCTATTTCTTCGGCCGGATGCGGCTGCCGTCGTCGGAGCGGCCGTACGGATTGGTGTACTCCTGCTCGCTGACGGGAGCGTTCCTGTCGTCGCCCGGCTCGCGCACCGCCGGCAGGATGTTGCGCGGGACGATCTCGCGGAGCCTTCCCGTCGTCCGGCTGGCGTAGTTCGCGCCGTAGATGGCGACCACCAGGCCGAGCTCCGGGACGCCGACGATGTTGTTGCCCCCGTTGCCGAGCGCCAGGAACGCGCGCACCTTGCGGCCCTGGTACGGCATGTCCTCGGTCCACCACAGGTATCCGTAGCCGATGCGGCGCAGGTTGTACTGCGGCGTGATGGAAGCGCGCGCGAACTGGCGGCTGAGGATCTGCCGGCCGTTCCACGCGCCGTCGTTCAGCATCAACTGGCCGAACTTCAGGAAGTCGCGCGGCGCGAGGCCCAGCCCGCCGCCGCCGTATGGGTTTCCGGCGGCGTCCAGCGCCCACGCGTAGTTGCCGATGCGCATCGGCTTCGCCACCAGGCGGTCGAAGGAGTTCAGCGGGAACTCCCCGGTCGCGTGCTGCACCATGCCCAGGGCCAGGTTGGGCTGCATGCTGCAGTACACCGATTTCTCGCCCGGCGGCGTGGCCAGCGGAAGCTCGAGGGTGAACTTCCAGAAGTCAGGATCCTTGTCGGCGTTGTCCCAGACCTTGTCTTCCTGGCCGGGCGCGGCGTCGTTGCTGTCGTCGCAGAAGTGACCTGACGACATCGTGAGCAGGTGCTCGAGCGTCATCGTGCGCTTCTGCGGGTCGAGGTTCGGCGGGAATGCGCCGCCATTCATCACCTGGTAGACGGGCGAGTCGAGCCGCAAGGGCGCGCCGTTCTGCATCACCGCGCCCACCAGCACGCTGACGACGCTCTTGCCGGCCGAGCGGATGTTGTGCAGCCGGTCGCGGTGCGCGCCGTGGAAGTATTCTTCGAACACCAGCTTGCCGTGGCGCGCGATGAGCAGCGCCTCGTATTGCGGCGCGTCGAGCGAGTCCATCGGCATCTCCACCAGCTTCTGCATCAGGCGCTCCAGCGCCGGCTGGTCGATGTTCTCGGAGGCCAGCGTGGCGACCGGCCAGCCGTCCGCGAGCGCCGGCGGCGCGTGGTACTCGTAGCGCGCCGGGCTCTTGCCGCGCGGGTAGAACTCGCTGCTGTCGCCTTCGCGGCTGAAGTCGAAGCTGCCCCGGTCGAAGACCAGCGTCACCTGCTCGCGCTCCGCATCGTAGGCGCCCTTCGCCGTCACCACCTCTTTCCCGCGATCTTTCCCCATCAATCTCAGTTCGGAACCTTCGCGCACCAGCCTGGTCACGCCCCACAGCGAGCCCATGTCGCGCTCGGGATTCCGCAGGACCGCGACCCACGAGTTCGCGCCCTCCGGCTTCAGCAGCAGGAACAAGGTGAATTCGTCCGGTGAGGTGGTGACCGTGCCGCTCCAGCGGCCGACACGGTCGGAGGCGAGCGTGACCGGGAAGGCGGCGTTCCCGCGCGACCAGTGCCCGAGGATGCTGCCGTCCTTCTCCAACCGGCCGCGGAATCCCTGGCCATTGGGGAGCGCGAACCTCAGCTCGCCGTTCTCCGCGCGGACGGCGAGGTCGTAGCCGAGCATGTCGGCGCGATAGCTCGCGCCCGTGCGCGTGATGAGCAGACGGGCGTGCGTGACGTCGGTGATGCGCTTGGCCTTCCACAGCCCGCCGAGCTCGGCGTGGGCGGCGGTCGGCGCGGCTTGCGCCGCGGCAGTCATGGTGAGCAGGAACAAGGAGCCGAGCACGCGCAGCATCTTCATGGCAGGCATTTTCCTCCGGACCGAGGATGCCGGTTCGCCGGCCCGGCTTTCTTGTAAGGACTTTGCAGGAGACTAGATCATCCCCGAGAGAAGGAAGGCCACGTGGGTCAACGCGTGCGCCACGATG
Proteins encoded in this region:
- the mltG gene encoding endolytic transglycosylase MltG gives rise to the protein MRTIAKLLLFALIVAAALVAYGLLVPTGPTSEQFLLLKPGSTARRIARDLKANGLIRSEYAFLAVHAWKAKSLKAGEYRFSHRANALEVYDRVARGDIVVHTVTIPEGYNIFDVAALLEQAGLGARADFLAPARDPAFVASVIGDLDPQAASLEGYLFPDTYEFTRTQSPRDMLQQMVRRFRQTAQQLGLSADVHRVVTLASIVEKETAIDAERPLVAGVYHNRLAKNAALGADPTVVYASLLVGKYDGVIRQSDLALDSPYNTYKYAGLPPGPIANPGRTALAAALHPAPTDFFYFVADPANPGHHHFAVTAAEHTRNVGAYRRATRR
- a CDS encoding four helix bundle protein: MSYSYRDLKAWQKAIELVVHIYELTGPFPKHELYGLTSQMRRAAVSIASNVAEGKGRSSDRDFVHFLTHSRGSVLELETQLIISARLNLISPKQLQEAEKKAQEVGRILNGLIQSLETGKAKALAARGFVDV
- a CDS encoding AI-2E family transporter; this translates as MDQREYAKEHVQQLLGAEPERTGELRPLAQSAVRHIAANTGTQAGANIIIATLAVFVVCYLAKLVLITLLVSVMFAFMLEPAVGFFERFRMPRALATGIVMAILGALLYLGGYYIYAKTMDFVDQLPVYTRKVKGIADEYRAKAKKLEQSTQTVTPAPEPDKGTVKVEQQTNWADKVTQSLGTVTEVVLTVSFIPFLVFFMLTWQEHVRAATVMLFKMENRNTAYVTLGRISKMIKSFMLGNLFIGAFMSVVSIIVFVVIGLPNAIVLGVLSGYLSLVPYLGVVLAMVPPLIAALGQETTPEILAIILTVLGLHLFAINVLYPKVLGRRLQLNPLAVTIALLLWGWLWGAWGLILAVPLTAAMKIVFDHIEALQPYGAWMGE
- the ruvX gene encoding Holliday junction resolvase RuvX, which produces MENTAKHGRILALDVGTRRIGVAVSDALGITAQGLATIQRKNKKTDLAALRAVLEHYEVAEVVVGFPLRMSGEEGAMSEKMTAFAEQLRKHFGLPVHLWDERLTSAEANRVLRSTDMSIEKRAGAVDRMAAVLILQSFLAARAAT
- a CDS encoding DUF1287 domain-containing protein, with amino-acid sequence MENVAPAVRRRLSVVMAALALLLSAAAAQQARHAPRPAREEFLAALVAAANDRPNHPARYEPKYVAIPYPSGDVPADTGVCADEIVRVYRAAGVDLQKLVHEDMKRAWADYPRKWGARRPDRNIDHRRVPNLQVFFRRHGESLAITQDAKDYAPGDIVTWNLLGKDGELPHIGMVVDQRGPSGRWMVEHNIGAGPEIADVLFDWPVTGHYRYLGR
- a CDS encoding response regulator, producing MPEALLVSPHEQSVRALEPELKKLGTRVERQRDAMAALTRLWSYRYDAVIVDCEGEGDEAEVMREVREAGLNRNAVTIALIGAQEDPDLAYALGAHFVLRKPLAAPRVRRMLRAAHSLIVQERRRYRRIACAGPATVLCGAAEFRAYLVDLSEGGVALRMERPPEKSDIVGLRFRLPGTNRLFHATAEVRWSNDRGRVGMTFQRLTALDRAALLHWLDDEKQKPCAEKSTSPLR
- a CDS encoding biopolymer transporter ExbD, which produces MSMATGKGGPEINVTPLIDVLLVMIIIFLIIQTSMKSTGEDALVPQPPENTAAPPPDDGSRTVVIRLLPAGEGERPALMINGDPVPWAGLHDRLQEIYVRRMEKVAFVQAERDVEFAYVAEVIATAHAVEIDKVGLLGPEARPQQLAGPM
- a CDS encoding PAS domain S-box protein — translated: MSDQSSRSEARPSASSAGADKPALAAANEPGGDALTRLQQALRESEQRHRLVTEAMPVMIWMSGTDKLCYYFNKSWLDFVGRTLEQEQGNGWAENVHPDDFDRCLQTYVAAFDARRSFQMEYRLRHHSGEYRWIYDHGVPRYAADGTFEGYLGGCLDIHAQKTAEEALRASENQYRDFAESASIAMHWVGPDGAILWANQAELDLLGYTREEYLGRNIAEFHVDEPVIGDILDRLGRGERLKNYEARLRAKDGSIRHVAIDSSALFEDGKFVHTRCFTRDITAARERDKAGARLAAIVNSSDDAIVSKDLRGIVTSWNPAAERMFGYTAAEMIGRPILTLIPPELYGDEDRILATIARGERIEHFETVRLRKDGQRIEVSLTVSPVKDESGRIEGAAKIARDITERRRAEKAVRTSERLASVGRLAATIAHEINNPLEAITNLIYLAKNAAVRDDVRQYLTIAEEELERVAHMTRQTLGFYRDTRGLGPVRVGAVVLSLLPVFASRLRNKGIALHPEISDDVEIEAVAGELRQLVANLLGNSIDAARDRGRITIRVSAAREWSGAQRTGVRLTVADNGSGIPLAARGRLFEPFFTTKQDVGTGLGLWVCKAIVEKHRGSIRVRTRTAPGRSGTAFSIFLPTQAQPAVREELLQEAV
- a CDS encoding serine hydrolase encodes the protein MPAMKMLRVLGSLFLLTMTAAAQAAPTAAHAELGGLWKAKRITDVTHARLLITRTGASYRADMLGYDLAVRAENGELRFALPNGQGFRGRLEKDGSILGHWSRGNAAFPVTLASDRVGRWSGTVTTSPDEFTLFLLLKPEGANSWVAVLRNPERDMGSLWGVTRLVREGSELRLMGKDRGKEVVTAKGAYDAEREQVTLVFDRGSFDFSREGDSSEFYPRGKSPARYEYHAPPALADGWPVATLASENIDQPALERLMQKLVEMPMDSLDAPQYEALLIARHGKLVFEEYFHGAHRDRLHNIRSAGKSVVSVLVGAVMQNGAPLRLDSPVYQVMNGGAFPPNLDPQKRTMTLEHLLTMSSGHFCDDSNDAAPGQEDKVWDNADKDPDFWKFTLELPLATPPGEKSVYCSMQPNLALGMVQHATGEFPLNSFDRLVAKPMRIGNYAWALDAAGNPYGGGGLGLAPRDFLKFGQLMLNDGAWNGRQILSRQFARASITPQYNLRRIGYGYLWWTEDMPYQGRKVRAFLALGNGGNNIVGVPELGLVVAIYGANYASRTTGRLREIVPRNILPAVREPGDDRNAPVSEQEYTNPYGRSDDGSRIRPKK